A region of Maribacter algicola DNA encodes the following proteins:
- a CDS encoding DUF4254 domain-containing protein, translating into MFSDFAVKVFEESIHTYHKKDDVDQVFNNPYPKEDIAHLLYRKNWIDTVQWHYEDIIRDPNIEPKAALDLKRKIDASNQDRTDLVEYIDGYFLNKYRSVEIKENATINTESPAWAIDRLSILALKIYHMQEEVNREDASQEHLKRCQDKLDILMEQRRDLSMAIDQLLKDIEEGNKYMKVYKQMKMYNDEELNPILRGQK; encoded by the coding sequence ATGTTCAGCGACTTTGCGGTAAAGGTTTTCGAGGAAAGTATCCATACATATCACAAAAAGGATGATGTAGATCAAGTGTTTAACAATCCCTATCCAAAGGAGGATATAGCCCATTTACTTTACCGAAAGAATTGGATCGACACCGTGCAATGGCACTATGAGGATATTATAAGGGATCCAAATATTGAACCCAAAGCGGCCTTGGATTTAAAGCGTAAAATCGATGCCAGCAATCAGGACAGAACGGACCTCGTTGAATATATTGACGGGTACTTCCTTAATAAATACCGATCAGTAGAAATCAAGGAGAACGCCACCATCAATACGGAGAGCCCTGCCTGGGCGATAGACCGACTTTCCATTCTCGCCTTGAAAATTTACCACATGCAGGAAGAGGTGAACCGGGAGGATGCATCCCAGGAACATCTAAAAAGGTGTCAGGACAAATTGGATATTCTTATGGAGCAGCGCAGAGATCTTTCGATGGCCATCGACCAATTGTTGAAAGATATAGAAGAAGGCAACAAATACATGAAAGTGTACAAGCAAATGAAGATGTACAACGATGAGGA
- a CDS encoding DUF6427 family protein, protein MISSIFGKTKPVNFVILFSFIFLLYPTTKVFVLNLDVNDVSPLKELIVLVVLLFSVFIMDFIVKRNKLTKNNSYAILFFTLFLMVFPATMGDSNAIFCNFFLLLAFRRILSIKSLKNIKLKIFDASLWILVGSLFYDWGILYLVLVLSAIFIYEPKNLRNWLVIISSTICFLLILIGFLSIFDQLDWLLEHYSFQLDIKNLFTFDLIPSVKIGFYIVLNVALIFWAFLKLGKAGVGRIIMIRLVVLSFVLGLLLNLLVLSGNSHALIITFFPTVILMTNYVQSIKREKFREILLIASILFPTAIFLGNLLIS, encoded by the coding sequence ATGATTTCAAGCATTTTTGGTAAAACAAAACCGGTAAACTTTGTCATACTGTTCAGTTTTATCTTTCTTTTATATCCTACAACAAAGGTTTTTGTGCTAAATCTTGATGTAAACGACGTAAGTCCCTTAAAGGAACTTATTGTATTGGTCGTATTATTATTTAGTGTATTTATTATGGATTTCATAGTAAAACGAAATAAGTTGACCAAGAACAATTCTTACGCCATCCTGTTTTTTACACTATTTTTAATGGTGTTTCCCGCAACTATGGGCGATTCCAATGCCATCTTTTGCAATTTCTTCCTATTACTTGCCTTTAGGAGAATCCTCAGTATAAAATCCCTTAAGAACATCAAACTAAAGATATTTGACGCAAGTTTATGGATACTCGTAGGCAGCCTTTTTTATGATTGGGGCATACTCTATTTGGTTTTGGTGCTCTCGGCTATTTTTATTTATGAACCAAAAAACTTGCGAAACTGGCTTGTAATTATATCTTCGACAATATGCTTTTTGCTCATACTGATCGGGTTTTTATCGATTTTTGACCAACTTGACTGGCTTTTGGAACACTATAGTTTTCAACTGGACATTAAAAACTTGTTTACATTTGACCTTATTCCAAGCGTGAAAATCGGATTTTATATTGTCTTAAATGTAGCACTTATCTTTTGGGCTTTTCTAAAATTGGGCAAAGCCGGTGTAGGAAGGATTATTATGATACGTTTGGTGGTCCTTTCCTTTGTTTTGGGGTTATTGCTAAACCTATTGGTACTTTCAGGGAATAGTCATGCATTGATTATCACCTTTTTCCCCACGGTCATTTTAATGACCAATTATGTGCAGTCCATAAAGCGCGAAAAATTTCGGGAAATACTATTGATTGCCAGTATTTTGTTTCCAACGGCGATTTTTTTGGGAAATCTATTGATTTCCTGA
- a CDS encoding DUF6341 family protein — protein MKSFFYGIEDLFVNVLFAPLDALRFMESWTLSNILNWIFMLIGFVAFVYWMLELKKFNDNGEEDKSISSHSYL, from the coding sequence ATGAAGTCATTTTTTTACGGTATCGAGGATTTGTTTGTCAATGTACTTTTCGCACCATTGGATGCATTGCGATTTATGGAAAGCTGGACACTATCCAATATTTTGAACTGGATATTTATGTTAATCGGCTTTGTAGCATTTGTGTATTGGATGTTGGAGCTGAAAAAGTTCAACGATAACGGTGAAGAGGATAAGTCGATTTCTTCCCACTCGTACCTATAA
- the purD gene encoding phosphoribosylamine--glycine ligase has translation MNILILGSGGREHAFAWKLSQSDHLSRLYIAPGNAGTSNLGENIPIGVNDFEKIKEAVLEKVIDLVIVGPEDPLVNGVHDYFLEDAQLKSIPVIGPQKIAAKLEGSKEFAKEFMMRHNIPTAKYQSFTAELLNEGYEFLESLEPPYVLKADGLAAGKGVVILKDLNEAKMELKSMLVDAKFGSASTTVVIEEFLEGIELSVFVLTDGLNYKVLPTAKDYKRIGEGDTGLNTGGMGAISPVPFADKTFMDKVHDQIVKPTIEGLKLDNLPYKGFIFIGLIKVGDEPKVIEYNVRMGDPETEVVLPRIQNDFVELMQAVAKGGLNDVAIKIDARATTTVMTVSGGYPGAYEKGKEIKGIDTIEDSIVFHAGTTLKEGKILTNGGRVLAVTSYGESYKEALAISYKNVQKIQFEGMNYRRDIGFDL, from the coding sequence ATGAACATTTTAATTCTTGGATCTGGGGGCCGCGAACATGCTTTCGCTTGGAAGTTGTCCCAAAGCGATCATTTATCAAGGCTCTACATTGCCCCTGGAAATGCGGGCACCTCCAATTTAGGCGAAAACATACCAATTGGTGTAAACGATTTTGAAAAAATCAAGGAGGCCGTGCTGGAAAAGGTAATCGACTTGGTGATTGTTGGCCCAGAAGACCCTTTGGTGAACGGCGTTCATGATTATTTCTTGGAAGATGCTCAATTAAAAAGCATTCCCGTTATCGGCCCTCAAAAAATAGCGGCAAAATTGGAGGGTAGTAAGGAGTTTGCCAAGGAGTTTATGATGCGTCATAATATTCCTACGGCCAAATACCAAAGTTTTACTGCAGAATTATTGAACGAGGGATATGAATTTCTAGAGAGTTTGGAACCTCCTTATGTATTGAAAGCGGATGGTCTGGCAGCGGGCAAGGGTGTGGTCATTCTCAAGGACCTGAACGAAGCAAAAATGGAGTTGAAATCCATGTTGGTGGACGCAAAATTTGGTAGTGCCAGTACCACTGTGGTCATAGAGGAATTTTTGGAAGGTATAGAATTAAGTGTTTTTGTGCTTACCGACGGTTTAAACTATAAAGTTCTGCCCACGGCCAAGGACTATAAAAGAATCGGGGAGGGCGATACAGGTCTCAATACGGGCGGTATGGGGGCCATTTCACCAGTCCCTTTCGCCGATAAGACCTTTATGGACAAAGTACATGACCAAATAGTAAAACCTACCATAGAGGGCCTTAAATTGGATAATCTACCCTATAAGGGATTCATATTTATAGGATTGATCAAAGTGGGCGATGAACCAAAAGTAATCGAGTACAACGTTCGCATGGGAGATCCGGAAACGGAAGTCGTATTACCACGGATTCAAAATGATTTTGTGGAACTGATGCAAGCCGTTGCCAAAGGAGGTTTAAACGATGTAGCGATTAAAATCGATGCACGAGCCACCACTACGGTGATGACGGTTTCAGGCGGATATCCAGGTGCTTATGAAAAGGGAAAGGAGATAAAAGGGATTGACACGATTGAGGACTCCATTGTTTTCCATGCGGGTACCACCCTTAAAGAAGGTAAAATACTAACAAATGGCGGAAGGGTCTTGGCAGTAACTTCCTACGGGGAATCATATAAGGAAGCTTTGGCAATTTCCTACAAAAACGTTCAAAAGATACAATTTGAGGGAATGAATTACCGGCGGGATATAGGTTTTGACCTATAA
- a CDS encoding UDP-glucuronic acid decarboxylase family protein codes for MKKILITGAAGFLGSHLCDRFINEGFHVIGMDNLITGDLDNIKHLFPLENFEFHHHDVTKFVHVSGKLDYILHFASPASPIDYLKIPIKTLKVGSLGTLNLLGLAKEKGARILVASTSEVYGDPLVHPQTEEYNGNVSPVGPRGVYDEAKRFMESITMAYHRHHGLETRIVRIFNTYGSRMRLNDGRVVPAFMGQALRGEDLTVFGDGSQTRSFCYIDDQVEGIYRLLFSDYPDPVNIGNPHETTIKEFAEEIIALTGTNQKIIYKPLPKDDPTQRQPDITKAKQILGWEPKVSRSEGLKIVYDYFKSLSPEELQKKEHRDFSSK; via the coding sequence ATGAAAAAAATCCTAATTACCGGCGCGGCCGGATTTCTTGGTTCACATTTATGTGACAGATTTATTAATGAAGGTTTTCATGTTATTGGCATGGATAACTTGATTACGGGAGATTTGGATAATATCAAGCATCTTTTTCCCTTGGAGAATTTTGAATTCCATCACCATGATGTGACTAAGTTTGTCCATGTTTCCGGAAAATTGGATTATATACTGCATTTTGCCTCGCCTGCCAGTCCTATAGATTATCTTAAAATCCCTATCAAAACATTAAAAGTGGGTTCGTTGGGTACGCTGAACCTATTGGGACTTGCCAAGGAAAAGGGGGCAAGAATCTTGGTTGCATCAACATCTGAGGTGTATGGAGACCCTTTGGTACATCCCCAAACCGAAGAATACAACGGTAATGTAAGTCCGGTAGGTCCTAGGGGAGTGTACGATGAGGCCAAACGCTTTATGGAGTCCATCACCATGGCCTACCATAGACACCACGGATTGGAAACAAGGATTGTACGAATTTTTAATACCTACGGCTCCAGAATGCGGTTGAATGATGGTAGGGTGGTACCGGCATTTATGGGACAGGCGCTGCGAGGGGAAGATTTGACCGTTTTTGGCGATGGTTCACAAACTCGGTCCTTCTGTTATATCGATGATCAGGTTGAAGGAATATACCGATTGTTATTCAGTGATTATCCGGACCCTGTGAATATTGGGAATCCACACGAAACAACCATTAAGGAGTTTGCTGAGGAGATTATTGCCCTGACGGGAACAAATCAGAAGATTATTTATAAACCACTTCCCAAAGATGACCCCACCCAGCGCCAGCCGGATATCACAAAAGCAAAGCAGATTTTGGGATGGGAGCCTAAGGTAAGTCGGTCTGAGGGCCTAAAAATCGTATACGATTATTTCAAATCCCTTTCCCCCGAGGAGTTGCAAAAAAAGGAACATCGGGATTTTTCTTCCAAATAG
- a CDS encoding sugar transferase: MARPSILNSVERKFILLVGDLVVIIASLNVFVNHAIDAEFISTRLEISVFSFGIFSFLTLSYILDLYNLQKRLRRKYVITQALYITSLFVFVVFIFCVIFFDTSFWRIPLLVFLLLTPVEVALWRLFFANVFRVIPITKNVLLIYEKDTEGSLREVQKRIDGVDLETFYRVKLTYDINSDTAIRKPFLNAIEKVDSWVLNVKSYNGIPADLEKLMFRAILKGKEVITYTSFYENIYEALPIQSHNDSFYEILQLRHKKIRYLQTIFSFGLNFLVSLFLGLMLILCIPFVFVLNIFFNPGPLFYTQKRVGLHGKEFKIYKFRSMVTDAEKEGAKMAVKNDARITSFGRILRIFRIDEIPQVISLIRGDMQFIGPRPERKVFVKQLNNLVPFYGTRHLIRPGITGWAQVKYKYGQNLEDSVRKLEYDLYYIKNRSITLDLRIIFKTITTVLFSRGI; this comes from the coding sequence ATGGCACGCCCCTCAATTCTAAATAGCGTAGAACGCAAATTTATTCTTTTAGTAGGGGATTTGGTTGTTATTATAGCAAGTTTGAACGTTTTTGTAAATCATGCTATTGATGCTGAATTTATATCGACTAGATTGGAGATATCGGTTTTCTCTTTCGGTATTTTTTCATTTTTGACCCTCTCTTACATCCTTGATTTATATAACCTGCAGAAGAGGTTACGCAGAAAATATGTAATTACGCAAGCGCTTTACATTACTAGTCTCTTTGTTTTTGTCGTATTTATTTTTTGTGTTATTTTCTTTGACACGAGTTTCTGGCGAATACCTCTTTTGGTCTTTCTATTGCTTACGCCCGTTGAGGTGGCGCTTTGGCGACTTTTTTTTGCTAATGTATTTAGGGTAATACCCATTACTAAAAATGTACTGTTAATTTATGAAAAGGATACAGAAGGCTCTTTAAGAGAAGTGCAAAAGCGTATTGATGGGGTTGACCTTGAAACTTTTTATAGAGTAAAATTAACGTATGATATTAATTCGGATACAGCAATTAGAAAACCTTTCCTTAACGCGATTGAAAAGGTAGACTCTTGGGTTCTTAATGTAAAAAGTTATAATGGGATTCCTGCCGACTTGGAAAAGCTAATGTTTAGGGCAATTCTAAAGGGGAAAGAAGTGATAACATATACTTCATTTTATGAAAATATTTACGAGGCGCTGCCCATACAATCTCATAATGACAGTTTTTATGAAATACTTCAATTAAGGCATAAAAAGATCAGGTATCTACAAACCATTTTTAGTTTTGGATTAAATTTTTTGGTTTCACTTTTTCTAGGACTAATGCTTATACTATGCATTCCATTTGTATTCGTACTAAATATTTTTTTTAATCCCGGGCCTTTGTTTTATACACAAAAGCGTGTCGGTTTACATGGAAAAGAGTTCAAAATTTATAAGTTTAGGTCCATGGTAACGGATGCAGAAAAGGAAGGGGCCAAAATGGCCGTAAAGAACGACGCTCGTATTACTTCTTTTGGTAGAATATTAAGAATTTTCAGGATTGATGAAATTCCCCAAGTTATTTCCTTAATTAGGGGAGATATGCAGTTTATTGGTCCACGGCCAGAACGAAAGGTATTTGTTAAACAATTAAACAATTTAGTGCCTTTTTATGGGACTAGGCATCTTATAAGACCTGGTATTACCGGTTGGGCTCAGGTAAAGTATAAATATGGGCAAAATTTGGAGGATTCGGTTAGAAAATTGGAATATGATCTTTATTATATTAAAAACCGTTCAATTACCTTGGATTTAAGAATCATATTCAAAACCATTACTACAGTATTGTTCTCTAGAGGAATATAA
- a CDS encoding glycosyltransferase family 2 protein yields the protein MNDLVSIITPVYNSEKFLSYNIGTVQAQTYKNWEHILVDDCSTDGSQEVIKSFQEKDSRIRYFRLQKNGGAAVARNKAIELANGNYIAFLDSDDLWYPEKLEKQLHFMRQNNYYFTFSDYAVLIENKEKADIFIHCLDKVTLKRALYNNPIGCLTVIYDVGFFGKQYFPTIGKCEDHALWLNLLRKTNGYGLTECLSSYIKRNDSVSANKLDLIQYQWQVFRKVAQLSIVLSFFYSITTIIIKLKQIIAIFILMNFKVSRIGNVSRQFK from the coding sequence ATGAACGACTTGGTTTCAATAATAACGCCAGTTTATAACTCTGAAAAATTCCTTTCATATAATATTGGAACAGTGCAGGCACAAACCTATAAGAACTGGGAGCATATCCTGGTTGACGACTGTTCCACGGACGGAAGCCAAGAGGTTATAAAATCATTTCAAGAAAAGGATTCTAGGATTAGGTATTTCAGGCTTCAGAAAAATGGTGGTGCCGCTGTGGCCAGGAATAAGGCGATTGAACTGGCCAATGGAAATTATATAGCATTTTTAGACAGTGATGACTTATGGTATCCTGAAAAGTTGGAAAAACAACTTCACTTTATGCGGCAAAATAATTACTATTTTACCTTTAGCGACTATGCTGTTTTAATCGAAAATAAAGAAAAAGCTGATATTTTTATTCACTGTCTTGACAAGGTCACTCTAAAAAGAGCCCTTTACAATAACCCAATTGGCTGTTTGACTGTAATTTATGATGTTGGATTCTTTGGAAAGCAATATTTCCCGACCATAGGAAAGTGCGAAGACCATGCACTTTGGTTAAATTTGCTCAGAAAAACCAATGGATATGGTTTAACTGAATGTTTGTCAAGTTACATAAAACGAAACGATTCGGTATCAGCGAATAAATTGGATTTGATTCAGTATCAATGGCAAGTATTTCGTAAAGTGGCCCAATTATCAATTGTACTTTCTTTTTTCTATTCAATCACTACCATTATAATAAAACTGAAGCAGATTATAGCAATATTTATCCTTATGAATTTTAAGGTTTCAAGAATTGGCAATGTGTCTAGGCAGTTTAAATAA
- the wecB gene encoding non-hydrolyzing UDP-N-acetylglucosamine 2-epimerase codes for MKIITIVGARPQFVKAAVVSRAIAEYNSYQPTQIIQEIIVHTGQHFDTKMSDVFFEQMNIPLPHYNLDINSLSHGAMTGKMLEEIEKVLLHEEPEWVLVYGDTNSTIAGALAAKKLHIKVAHVEAGLRSFNMRMPEEINRILTDRISDVLFCPTQTAMDNLSKEGYEAMGIKRVQCGDVMYDAALYYTEQSTRPVGVDSNTVPFVLATIHRQENTDDKGKLTSIFEALKEISQNQKVILPLHPRTIKKLDGFGIMVNNNIKILEPVGYFEMIWLLSNCVCVITDSGGLQKEAFFFKKPCITVREETEWIELVEHGVNFIAGSDQKRIVQLFDQLGEKNIDFEVNLYGSGNTGKIIVNTLVH; via the coding sequence ATGAAGATAATCACAATAGTAGGAGCCAGACCTCAATTCGTAAAGGCTGCGGTCGTCAGCAGGGCAATTGCAGAGTATAATTCATATCAACCTACACAAATAATACAAGAGATTATAGTGCATACAGGGCAACATTTTGATACAAAAATGAGTGATGTGTTCTTTGAACAAATGAACATTCCACTGCCGCACTACAATTTGGACATCAACAGCCTATCCCATGGGGCAATGACAGGCAAGATGCTGGAGGAAATAGAGAAGGTGTTACTTCATGAAGAACCAGAATGGGTGTTGGTCTATGGGGATACGAACTCAACCATTGCTGGGGCTTTGGCCGCAAAAAAACTTCATATAAAAGTTGCGCATGTAGAGGCCGGATTGCGTTCATTCAATATGAGAATGCCTGAGGAAATCAACCGTATTTTAACAGACAGGATAAGCGATGTTCTTTTTTGTCCAACCCAAACCGCCATGGACAATCTGAGCAAGGAAGGCTACGAGGCCATGGGCATAAAACGAGTACAATGTGGTGACGTAATGTATGATGCGGCATTATATTATACAGAACAAAGTACACGGCCAGTGGGTGTGGATAGTAATACAGTGCCTTTTGTACTGGCTACCATTCATCGTCAGGAAAACACGGACGATAAGGGAAAACTAACATCTATTTTCGAGGCATTGAAGGAAATATCTCAAAATCAAAAGGTGATTCTGCCGCTGCACCCTAGAACCATTAAAAAATTAGATGGTTTCGGAATTATGGTCAATAACAACATCAAGATTTTGGAACCGGTCGGCTATTTTGAAATGATATGGTTGTTGTCCAATTGCGTTTGTGTCATTACGGATAGTGGCGGACTTCAAAAAGAGGCTTTTTTCTTTAAAAAACCCTGTATTACGGTACGGGAGGAAACAGAATGGATAGAGTTGGTGGAACACGGCGTTAATTTTATTGCGGGTTCTGACCAAAAACGAATAGTACAATTATTTGACCAATTAGGCGAAAAGAACATTGATTTTGAGGTTAATTTATATGGTTCAGGGAATACGGGAAAAATTATCGTAAATACACTGGTACATTAA
- a CDS encoding glycosyltransferase family 4 protein, which translates to MMKVCHLSSVHFRYDTRILLKECISLRKNGYEVHLVVADGKGDEIFDGVHIHDVGKPKSMLNRFTKTTKAVYHKGFALDANIYHFHDTELIPVGLRLVKKGKKVIYDSHEDLPREIMSKEYIPGFLRKPVSVLVELYEDLAVKKFDFVITATPHIRKRFAKLNKATMDVNNYPLLSELNTETTDWANKKNEVCYVGNITQIRGLEQVIDAMELLKGIRLNLAGSFAPNTFKENLERRKGWEKTNFLGQIDRSEVKRVLRDSQVGIVTFLPAGNHTHSQPNKLFEYMAQGIPLVASNFDLWKDIIEKVDCGICIDPKDPVEISKAIKVFLDDKASAQRMGENGRNAVLNTYNWKPEEKKLLGIYAKLET; encoded by the coding sequence ATGATGAAAGTTTGTCACTTAAGTTCAGTACATTTTAGATATGATACCCGTATTTTACTAAAGGAGTGTATTTCACTTCGTAAAAATGGTTACGAAGTTCATTTAGTTGTAGCCGACGGTAAAGGGGATGAAATTTTTGACGGGGTTCATATTCATGATGTAGGCAAGCCAAAAAGCATGTTGAACAGGTTTACTAAAACCACTAAGGCGGTATATCATAAAGGGTTTGCACTTGATGCGAACATTTATCATTTTCACGACACAGAACTGATCCCTGTTGGACTGAGGTTGGTGAAAAAGGGAAAGAAGGTGATCTATGATTCCCATGAAGACTTGCCAAGGGAAATCATGAGCAAAGAGTATATTCCAGGCTTTCTTCGCAAGCCTGTATCTGTACTTGTGGAGTTATACGAGGACTTAGCAGTAAAGAAATTTGACTTTGTAATAACGGCCACCCCCCACATACGAAAAAGATTCGCCAAATTGAACAAAGCTACCATGGATGTCAACAATTATCCTTTATTGAGTGAATTGAACACCGAAACCACGGATTGGGCCAACAAGAAGAACGAAGTTTGCTATGTTGGTAATATTACCCAGATTAGGGGGTTAGAACAAGTCATTGACGCCATGGAACTTTTAAAGGGCATTCGCCTGAATCTAGCCGGCAGTTTTGCGCCTAACACGTTTAAGGAGAACTTGGAGAGAAGAAAAGGATGGGAGAAAACCAATTTTCTTGGACAAATTGATCGTAGTGAGGTAAAAAGAGTACTTCGTGACTCACAAGTTGGGATTGTTACCTTTTTGCCTGCTGGCAACCATACCCATTCCCAACCCAACAAGTTGTTCGAATATATGGCCCAAGGCATACCTTTGGTGGCCTCAAATTTTGATTTATGGAAGGACATTATAGAAAAGGTAGATTGTGGCATTTGTATTGACCCCAAAGATCCCGTAGAAATTTCAAAGGCCATTAAAGTATTCCTTGATGATAAAGCGAGTGCCCAGCGTATGGGAGAAAATGGGAGAAATGCGGTTCTCAATACATATAATTGGAAGCCCGAGGAAAAGAAATTACTGGGCATTTATGCCAAATTGGAAACATAA
- a CDS encoding O-antigen ligase family protein, translated as MMMTFKFGSIRNNLHYKGALLYAFFIPLHPKMATLAIIIWLFLSMISYKSGNVVKNKFLWLLPLFYVSYAVGFLNSGISDYGFIESKLSLLAFPVLFFIHDYSLQQRMDMLRALVAGLTLAGFVCLLVATYRSTSIENGIFVFQANVLSGKGFVESIMYGGNYFFGRHFSIFHQTVYFALYLCIGIAVLMFRPNEFKPLLRIVLIMFFLALLFLISNKASFIALVMVLQMLLFFSTYSVRQKVRGLAISIAVTLLFVFGNPRAREAIRKVVVDGITINKNERYGFGTRLLSWDAAFNLIQQKPILGYGHENTQKQLNTYYLKNNYTFALKESYNAHNLWLQSWLENGIVAVLLLLCVFSVLFSKSVGSPLFLSFVLILLVNSIFEGMFNRFSGISFVSFICCYIMTNPKKGGVVDEA; from the coding sequence ATGATGATGACGTTTAAATTTGGAAGCATACGGAACAATCTTCATTATAAGGGAGCCTTGTTATATGCTTTTTTCATTCCGCTTCATCCAAAAATGGCAACTCTAGCCATAATTATTTGGCTTTTTTTATCAATGATAAGCTACAAAAGTGGAAATGTGGTCAAGAATAAGTTTCTCTGGCTATTGCCCTTGTTTTACGTCTCCTACGCCGTTGGTTTTTTAAATTCTGGAATTTCAGATTATGGATTTATAGAGAGCAAACTATCTCTGCTGGCCTTTCCAGTACTTTTCTTTATTCACGATTATTCTCTTCAACAACGCATGGATATGCTGCGGGCCTTGGTTGCCGGACTAACATTGGCAGGTTTTGTATGTCTTTTAGTAGCCACCTATAGGTCAACGTCAATCGAAAACGGCATCTTTGTCTTTCAAGCCAATGTATTGAGCGGAAAAGGGTTTGTAGAATCCATAATGTATGGGGGCAACTATTTCTTTGGCCGGCACTTCTCAATCTTTCACCAAACCGTGTATTTTGCGCTTTATCTATGTATAGGTATTGCTGTACTAATGTTTCGACCTAATGAGTTTAAACCGCTATTGCGCATTGTTTTAATAATGTTTTTTTTGGCGTTGCTCTTTCTCATTTCCAACAAAGCTTCATTCATCGCTCTTGTCATGGTTTTACAGATGCTCTTGTTTTTTTCAACATATAGTGTTAGACAAAAGGTTAGGGGCTTAGCCATAAGTATAGCGGTAACTTTACTTTTTGTGTTTGGAAATCCCAGAGCGCGGGAGGCGATACGTAAGGTTGTTGTTGATGGGATAACCATAAATAAAAACGAGCGCTACGGATTTGGAACACGCCTTTTAAGTTGGGATGCGGCCTTTAATTTAATACAACAAAAACCAATTTTGGGATATGGTCATGAAAACACCCAAAAACAGTTAAACACGTATTATCTGAAAAACAATTATACATTCGCATTAAAGGAAAGTTATAACGCCCATAATCTATGGTTGCAATCCTGGCTCGAGAACGGAATTGTCGCCGTACTCCTTCTTTTGTGTGTTTTCTCAGTGCTTTTCTCTAAAAGCGTGGGTTCCCCCTTATTTTTGTCTTTTGTGCTGATATTGCTTGTTAATTCAATATTTGAGGGAATGTTCAATCGTTTTTCCGGTATTTCGTTTGTCTCATTTATATGCTGTTATATAATGACAAACCCAAAGAAGGGAGGTGTGGTCGATGAAGCTTAA